A window of the Phalacrocorax aristotelis chromosome 9, bGulAri2.1, whole genome shotgun sequence genome harbors these coding sequences:
- the ZBTB25 gene encoding zinc finger and BTB domain-containing protein 25, translating to MDTAGHSVLLLQQLNMQREFGFLCDCTVAIGDVYFKAHRAVLAAFSNYFKMIFIHQTSECIKIQPTDIQPDIFSYLLHIMYTGKGPKQTVSQSRLEEGIRFLHADHLTHIAIEVNQVFSPEPVQSSNLYGIQISTAHKPAKERLGAKESLPKAGSRAAAQGDHPQLQLSLAIGLDDSSLDQQVARPSAQVARPSAQPAALAKPAEECPKLSVSIKQERCDSEPVVSQSCTPPSPEVASPIFAKAGLKVHLCHYCGERFDSRGGLREHLHTHVSGSLPFGVPASILESSDLGEVQPLAEDREAGDGRRLGAFLLKEDEHQLEHLSCGDLEPLQIGQLSLISKDHDPVELNCNFSFSRKRKISCTVCGRTFFRKSQLLEHMYTHRGKQHKYSRCQRLESPVIPRFRPYCDSESVGKSSALSQDHLDECILESDLIQESVDTILVE from the exons ATGGACACGGCCGGCCACAgcgtcctcctcctccagcagctgaacATGCAGCGGGAGTTTGGCTTTCTGTGCGACTGCACAGTTGCCATTGGAGATGTTTACTTCAAAGCCCACAGAGCGGTGCTTGCAGCtttttcaaactattttaaGATGATATTTATTCATCAGACAAG TGAATGCATAAAAATTCAGCCTACAGACATCCAGCCAGACATATTTAGTTACTTGTTGCATATCATGTACACCGGGAAAGGGCCAAAGCAGACCGTCAGCCAGAGCCGACTGGAGGAGGGCATCCGCTTTCTCCACGCAGACCACCTCACCCATATCGCGATCGAGGTGAACCAAGTGTTCTCCCCAGAGCCGGTCCAGTCTTCAAACTTGTACGGCATCCAGATCTCGACCGCACACAAACCGGCGAAGGAACGCCTGGGAGCGAAGGAGAGTCTGCCCAAggcgggcagcagggctgctgcccaggGCGATCACCCGCAGCTGCAGCTCTCTCTGGCCATCGGCCTGGACGACAGCTCCCTCGACCAGCAGGTCGCTCGCCCCTCCGCTCAGGTCGCTCGCCCCTCCGCTCAGCCCGCTGCTCTCGCCAAGCCGGCAGAAGAGTGTCCCAAGCTCTCAGTCTCCATAAAGCAGGAGAGGTGCGATTCAGAGCCCGTGGTGTCCCAGAGCTGCACCCCTCCTTCTCCGGAGGTAGCAAGCCCCATCTTTGCTAAGGCCGGCCTCAAGGTGCACTTGTGTCACTACTGCGGGGAGCGTTTTGACTCCCGAGGGGGGCTACGGGAGCACTTGCACACCCACGTCTCGGGCTCGCTGCCATTTGGTGTGCCAGCCTCCATCCTGGAGAGCAGCGACCTGGGGGAGGTGCAGCCGCTGGCTGAGGACAGGGAGGCTGGTGATGGCCGCCGGCTCGGGGCCTTCCTCCTCAAGGAGGATGAGCATCAGCTAGAGCATCTGAGCTGCGGCGACCTGGAGCCTCTGCAGATTGGGCAGCTCTCCCTCATCTCCAAGGACCACGACCCAGTAGAGTTGAACTGTAACTTTTCTTTCTcgagaaagagaaaaatcagctgCACTGTCTGTGGCCGCACGTTTTTCCGGAAGAGCCAGCTGCTCGAGCACATGTACACGCACAGAGGGAAACAGCACAAATACAGCCGCTGCCAGCGGCTCGAGAGCCCCGTGATCCCCAGGTTTCGTCCATACTGTGACAGTGAGAGTGTGGGGAAAAGCTCTGCTTTATCCCAAGACCACTTAGATGAATGTATACTGGAGTCGGATCTCATTCAAGAAAGTGTTGATACAATCTTGGTAGAGTAG